In Anaerostipes hadrus ATCC 29173 = JCM 17467, a single genomic region encodes these proteins:
- the aroC gene encoding chorismate synthase, giving the protein MAGSGFGTNFRITTWGETHGAGVGVVVDGCPAGLPLEREDVQKYLDRRKPGQSKYTTQRKEGDQVEILSGIFEGRTTGTPISMVVYNKDQRSKDYSNIKDIYRPGHADFTFDMKYGFRDYRGGGRSSGRETIGRVAAGAVAAKVLKELGIEIKAYAKAIAGIEVSKDHFDFAEMNNNPFNMPDKEAAKLVQEKADQMIKEMDSIGGIIECQITGMPVGIGETVFDKLDAELSKAIMSIGSVKGFEIGDGFEAANLRGSENNDDFICVDGKVAKETNHSGGVLGGMSDGSAIVFRAAIKPTPSIAQTQKTVNRDLDNVEIEIHGRHDPMIVPRAVVVVESMAAVTILDGVLKNLGATMDNIKKIYGE; this is encoded by the coding sequence ATGGCAGGATCAGGTTTTGGCACAAATTTTCGAATTACAACATGGGGGGAAACTCATGGTGCAGGCGTAGGTGTCGTGGTAGATGGATGTCCGGCTGGATTACCTCTTGAGAGAGAAGATGTTCAGAAATATCTGGACCGCAGAAAACCAGGGCAGTCAAAGTATACAACACAGAGAAAAGAAGGAGATCAGGTTGAGATCCTTTCTGGTATCTTCGAAGGAAGAACAACAGGGACTCCGATCTCCATGGTTGTATATAACAAGGATCAGAGGTCTAAAGATTACAGCAATATCAAAGATATTTACCGTCCAGGACATGCAGATTTTACATTTGACATGAAATATGGATTCAGAGATTACCGCGGTGGCGGCAGATCTTCTGGACGAGAGACAATCGGACGTGTAGCAGCAGGAGCTGTAGCAGCGAAAGTTTTGAAAGAACTGGGAATTGAGATCAAAGCTTATGCAAAAGCAATCGCCGGAATTGAAGTATCTAAGGATCATTTTGACTTTGCGGAGATGAATAACAATCCATTTAACATGCCAGATAAAGAGGCAGCAAAACTTGTACAGGAGAAAGCAGACCAGATGATTAAAGAGATGGATTCCATCGGTGGTATCATTGAATGTCAGATCACAGGAATGCCAGTTGGAATCGGGGAAACCGTTTTTGATAAACTGGATGCAGAACTTTCGAAAGCCATTATGTCCATTGGATCAGTAAAAGGCTTCGAGATCGGAGATGGATTTGAGGCTGCCAACCTGCGAGGGTCAGAGAATAATGATGATTTTATCTGTGTTGATGGGAAGGTAGCAAAAGAGACAAATCATTCTGGAGGAGTTCTTGGAGGAATGAGTGATGGAAGTGCGATCGTATTCCGTGCAGCTATCAAACCGACACCATCGATCGCACAGACACAGAAGACAGTCAATCGTGATCTTGATAATGTAGAGATTGAAATTCATGGCCGTCATGATCCAATGATCGTGCCAAGAGCTGTAGTTGTGGTAGAATCAATGGCAGCTGTTACGATTCTTGATGGAGTTTTAAAGAATCTTGGTGCAACAATGGATAATATTAAGAAAATTTATGGTGAATAA
- a CDS encoding S1 RNA-binding domain-containing protein — translation MDIMAEEVKETREDFEAQLEESLNKASTNEDAVWNRLEQMKEDGDVLALTVGGVVNGGVIVYVEGIRGFIPASLLSTKYVEDLNVWLQKDVEAKIITVEPEEQRLVLSAKAVEKEKERKERENKINELKVGTVVEGTVENIMPYGAFVDIGDGISGLVHISQLSQKRVKSPEEVVKEGDAVTVKIIKVANGKVSLSIKALEDDKEAAKKAEETGVEYTEDAAGTSLGDLLANIKL, via the coding sequence ATGGATATTATGGCAGAAGAAGTAAAAGAAACAAGAGAAGATTTCGAAGCACAGTTAGAAGAATCTTTAAATAAAGCATCAACAAATGAAGACGCAGTATGGAACCGTTTAGAGCAGATGAAAGAAGATGGGGATGTTCTGGCATTGACAGTTGGCGGTGTTGTAAATGGTGGAGTTATCGTTTATGTCGAAGGAATCCGTGGATTTATTCCAGCATCTTTATTATCAACAAAATATGTAGAAGATCTGAACGTATGGTTACAGAAAGATGTGGAAGCAAAGATCATCACAGTAGAACCAGAAGAACAGAGACTTGTCTTATCTGCAAAAGCTGTTGAGAAGGAAAAAGAAAGAAAAGAACGCGAGAATAAGATCAATGAATTAAAAGTTGGTACAGTTGTAGAAGGTACAGTTGAAAATATCATGCCATATGGAGCATTTGTTGATATCGGTGATGGAATCAGTGGATTAGTTCATATTTCACAGTTAAGCCAGAAGAGAGTAAAATCTCCAGAAGAAGTTGTGAAAGAAGGAGATGCTGTTACAGTTAAGATCATTAAAGTTGCAAATGGAAAAGTAAGTTTAAGTATCAAAGCATTAGAAGATGATAAAGAAGCAGCTAAGAAAGCAGAAGAAACTGGTGTGGAATACACAGAAGATGCAGCTGGAACAAGTCTTGGTGACTTACTTGCAAATATCAAATTATAG
- a CDS encoding Ig-like domain repeat protein — MIRKYKIYIIMGITVLLLFMVLPVDTKGDWEIPWDITLEGEGNDPAFRSSTVMEIFLKNGTAPKDVTIFVNQQKINPIWDYEQSTQISFQEEGIYKVHIVHKNGYEEIRQVMVELNNPTTAKITAGAYIPGAWSKKNVVLEAYGAKAVSDIQFYEYKIGQDEWKQMKNNKLEISKDFDDFVYIRAVSKAGREGVISQIPVRVWKQKPEFAKIQCDQEPIGGWYSKIPVFSYDLKEKEGPQVHLYAQLTDLKTKEILTGIDQIPRIRKDGRYQLDIYTKDESGNRSEQLYQTTCFVDTDNPEIFVRYQNPRLEILKYQKAQIIVKDENLKKGNMILRTSGKQVKPWKLEGDHYETEVIFLKDGKQTLSVQAEDLAGNKMTIQEKSFIIDTQKPRIKIQGIDNGRSYSKPVKIQVDVKDQNLNPDKTYIYLNGKKMNSVMIKKDGYYTIDVKTEDLAGNQNRCSRKFTVNQKGIQIHFLQEDLKEKQISTKNLKPGFRIESLEPVQVRAFLVNGQKKEYQWKEDKVYIKDPITENGKCSVSLHVKDSAGNEKTSEEIQFFYDTQKPVIKIEGLDQKSECEYGKQISILLENKTDQWEKVILDGKEQKLEHHKITWKELAPGKHVLHLKAVDQAGNKTDQRITFKITKVLPKAVKQIVVKQDKIPSKKDEKKQTHHNLWILFLIGTSIFVSVKMFCSYRKSRHS, encoded by the coding sequence ATGATCAGAAAATATAAGATATATATCATCATGGGAATCACAGTACTTCTTCTTTTTATGGTTTTACCGGTCGATACGAAGGGAGATTGGGAAATCCCTTGGGACATTACTCTGGAAGGAGAAGGGAATGATCCTGCATTTCGAAGCAGTACAGTGATGGAAATATTTCTAAAAAATGGGACAGCACCAAAGGATGTTACAATTTTCGTGAATCAACAGAAAATAAATCCGATCTGGGATTACGAACAAAGTACACAGATCAGTTTTCAGGAAGAAGGGATTTATAAGGTTCATATTGTTCATAAAAATGGATATGAAGAAATAAGGCAGGTTATGGTCGAATTAAATAATCCAACAACAGCCAAGATCACAGCGGGAGCGTATATTCCAGGAGCATGGAGCAAAAAGAATGTGGTATTGGAAGCTTATGGAGCCAAAGCAGTTTCTGATATTCAATTTTATGAATATAAAATAGGACAAGATGAATGGAAGCAGATGAAAAATAACAAGTTAGAGATCAGCAAAGATTTTGATGATTTTGTTTATATCAGGGCAGTTTCGAAGGCTGGAAGAGAAGGAGTGATCAGTCAGATTCCAGTGAGAGTATGGAAACAAAAACCAGAATTTGCAAAGATCCAATGTGATCAGGAACCTATTGGTGGATGGTATTCGAAAATTCCTGTTTTCTCATATGATCTGAAGGAAAAAGAAGGACCACAGGTGCATCTTTATGCGCAGCTTACAGATTTGAAGACAAAAGAGATACTGACAGGAATCGATCAGATTCCTAGGATCAGGAAGGATGGAAGATATCAGCTTGACATCTATACGAAAGATGAATCTGGAAATCGATCAGAACAACTCTACCAAACGACTTGTTTTGTGGATACAGATAATCCAGAGATTTTTGTTCGCTATCAAAATCCAAGATTAGAAATTTTAAAATACCAGAAAGCTCAGATCATAGTTAAGGATGAAAATCTGAAAAAGGGGAATATGATCTTAAGAACATCGGGGAAACAGGTAAAGCCATGGAAGTTGGAAGGTGATCATTATGAAACAGAAGTTATATTTTTAAAGGACGGAAAACAGACATTGTCTGTTCAGGCAGAAGATCTGGCAGGAAATAAGATGACCATACAGGAAAAGTCGTTTATCATTGATACACAAAAACCAAGGATTAAAATTCAAGGAATTGACAATGGAAGATCATATTCAAAGCCTGTAAAAATTCAAGTAGATGTGAAAGATCAAAATCTGAATCCAGATAAGACATATATTTATCTTAACGGAAAGAAGATGAATTCCGTTATGATCAAAAAGGATGGATATTATACCATTGATGTGAAAACTGAAGATCTTGCAGGAAATCAAAATAGGTGCAGCAGAAAATTTACTGTCAATCAAAAAGGCATACAGATTCATTTTCTGCAGGAGGATTTAAAGGAAAAACAGATATCAACAAAAAATCTGAAGCCAGGATTTCGCATTGAAAGTCTGGAACCAGTGCAGGTAAGGGCATTTCTTGTGAATGGGCAAAAAAAGGAATATCAATGGAAAGAAGATAAAGTTTATATAAAAGATCCTATCACAGAAAATGGGAAATGCAGTGTCAGTCTGCATGTAAAAGACAGTGCCGGAAATGAAAAAACAAGTGAAGAAATACAGTTTTTTTATGACACACAAAAACCGGTGATCAAAATAGAAGGGCTTGATCAGAAATCTGAATGTGAATATGGAAAACAGATCAGCATTCTTCTGGAAAATAAAACAGATCAGTGGGAGAAGGTTATTTTGGATGGAAAAGAACAAAAACTGGAACATCATAAGATCACATGGAAAGAATTGGCTCCTGGAAAGCATGTTCTTCATCTGAAAGCAGTGGATCAGGCAGGAAATAAAACTGATCAAAGGATCACATTTAAGATTACAAAAGTCCTTCCAAAAGCAGTGAAACAAATTGTGGTAAAACAAGATAAAATACCATCAAAAAAAGATGAAAAAAAACAAACACACCACAATTTATGGATTTTATTTCTCATAGGAACAAGCATTTTCGTATCTGTAAAAATGTTTTGTAGTTATAGGAAATCCAGGCATTCTTGA
- a CDS encoding serine/threonine-protein kinase, whose product MGAEMFSESKKKRRIRQSVLCDRQSSEQEIGKIYHQRYQVRKILGEGGMGKVFLALDQKTGKEVAVKIVKDQKQWDRERVILQKLKHTKGVPELFFAGKEKELFLVMEYILGNSLKRYGRVCGKLYKKKSLLWMIKICKVLNKIHEQGIIHMDLKPENIMLDRSGNIYLIDFGAALFAGEKLSGYGTKNYASKKQAKTEERADIYFDIYSLGKTMESLLKATDAVQKIIEKCLIDDDAKRYHNIRQIQADFERILRICRMKKGFMVVIAVFCIQNLWNQIQREEQREKEVIVQKKSQREIKKAMAYFYGTDQIQKNTQLARVYLERCRGMKKNVSSYLVLLDVLDGRRNDISAEKLMKIVQDCQTDVHDFWSAYFYLHFYTVNTAKLSENVWKEAEKMLEQIQKYPQKEEYQKLVEADRINLYEREAEKGDDRKFLEETDRVFKENLKGDPAWKLYERKLVYLESKQPDISREFERFLKKYPKVMDAYVEYSIYLCRNNKMTQAQRVYREGRKQTGMTSKRAEELRRKLGL is encoded by the coding sequence ATGGGTGCAGAAATGTTTTCAGAAAGTAAAAAGAAGAGGAGAATTAGACAATCTGTCCTGTGTGATCGTCAAAGTTCCGAACAAGAAATAGGAAAGATTTATCACCAACGTTATCAAGTCCGAAAAATACTTGGAGAAGGCGGAATGGGTAAAGTTTTTCTTGCACTGGATCAAAAGACCGGAAAAGAGGTTGCTGTGAAGATCGTGAAGGATCAAAAACAGTGGGACAGGGAGAGGGTGATCTTGCAAAAATTAAAACATACCAAAGGTGTGCCGGAATTATTTTTTGCAGGAAAGGAAAAGGAACTTTTTCTGGTGATGGAATATATTCTTGGAAATTCGTTAAAACGATATGGCAGAGTCTGTGGAAAACTTTATAAAAAGAAAAGTTTATTGTGGATGATCAAAATCTGCAAAGTGCTGAATAAGATTCATGAACAAGGAATCATTCATATGGATCTGAAACCAGAAAATATCATGCTTGATCGATCTGGAAATATATACTTGATCGATTTTGGAGCGGCATTGTTTGCGGGAGAAAAATTAAGTGGATATGGAACCAAAAACTATGCATCCAAAAAACAGGCAAAGACAGAAGAAAGAGCAGACATTTATTTTGATATATATAGTTTAGGAAAAACAATGGAATCTTTATTGAAAGCAACAGATGCTGTCCAAAAGATCATAGAAAAATGTCTGATCGATGACGATGCAAAAAGATATCACAACATAAGGCAGATTCAGGCAGATTTTGAGAGAATATTGAGAATCTGTCGTATGAAGAAAGGGTTCATGGTGGTGATTGCTGTTTTTTGTATCCAGAATCTCTGGAATCAGATACAGAGGGAAGAGCAAAGAGAGAAAGAAGTCATTGTACAGAAAAAGTCTCAAAGAGAGATAAAAAAGGCAATGGCTTATTTTTATGGAACGGATCAGATACAAAAGAATACACAATTGGCACGAGTGTATCTTGAAAGATGTAGAGGGATGAAAAAGAATGTGTCATCGTATTTGGTGCTTTTAGATGTTTTAGATGGCAGGAGAAATGATATAAGTGCGGAAAAACTTATGAAGATCGTACAGGATTGTCAGACCGATGTGCATGATTTCTGGTCGGCATATTTTTATCTTCATTTTTATACAGTAAATACAGCAAAACTGTCAGAGAATGTATGGAAAGAAGCAGAAAAAATGTTAGAACAGATACAAAAATATCCACAAAAGGAAGAATATCAGAAATTAGTGGAAGCAGACCGGATCAATTTATATGAAAGAGAAGCAGAAAAAGGAGATGATAGAAAGTTTTTAGAGGAAACAGACCGGGTTTTCAAAGAAAATCTTAAAGGAGATCCTGCATGGAAATTGTATGAAAGAAAGCTTGTTTATCTGGAATCAAAACAGCCAGATATCAGCAGGGAGTTTGAACGATTTCTAAAGAAATATCCAAAAGTTATGGATGCCTATGTGGAGTATAGTATTTATTTATGCAGGAACAATAAAATGACACAGGCACAAAGGGTCTATAGGGAAGGTAGAAAACAGACAGGAATGACAAGCAAAAGAGCAGAGGAATTGAGGAGGAAACTTGGGTTATGA
- a CDS encoding PP2C family protein-serine/threonine phosphatase: MIDTIGMTDIGNGRPSNQDAYLLRQKERNGKLYLLAVVCDGMGGLKKGEIASHYIVEVLKQWFDETLFDGLETMGIDMIEQNLIDLIRRINQNLLLMSRRMEETKSMGSTLTLLFVEEHEFFVLNVGDSRTYWFDRDRKFVTTDHTLAELELRAGHLTKEQAKKDPRRHILIQCVGVTKDIRIDCYKGRLNPGMEFLLCTDGFYGLLEEEEIYQVEASKEQIKEWVQKCFQKVKRRGELDNLSCVIVKVPNKK, from the coding sequence ATGATAGATACAATTGGAATGACAGATATTGGGAATGGGAGACCATCCAATCAGGATGCTTATCTGTTGCGTCAGAAGGAAAGGAACGGAAAGCTTTATCTGCTCGCAGTCGTCTGTGACGGCATGGGAGGTTTGAAAAAAGGAGAGATTGCCAGTCATTATATCGTGGAAGTATTAAAACAATGGTTTGACGAAACGTTGTTTGATGGATTAGAAACTATGGGAATTGATATGATCGAGCAGAATCTGATCGATCTGATCCGCAGGATCAACCAGAATCTTTTGTTAATGAGTCGTCGGATGGAAGAAACAAAATCCATGGGAAGCACATTAACCTTATTGTTTGTTGAAGAACATGAATTTTTTGTCTTAAATGTCGGTGATTCGAGAACTTACTGGTTTGACAGGGACCGTAAATTTGTAACGACAGATCACACTCTGGCAGAGTTGGAACTGCGTGCTGGACATCTCACAAAAGAACAGGCAAAAAAAGATCCGAGAAGACATATTTTGATCCAGTGTGTAGGTGTGACAAAAGATATCCGGATTGATTGTTACAAAGGCAGATTAAATCCAGGAATGGAGTTTTTATTATGTACTGATGGCTTTTATGGGCTGCTTGAGGAAGAAGAAATCTATCAGGTAGAGGCATCAAAAGAACAGATCAAAGAATGGGTGCAGAAATGTTTTCAGAAAGTAAAAAGAAGAGGAGAATTAGACAATCTGTCCTGTGTGATCGTCAAAGTTCCGAACAAGAAATAG
- a CDS encoding LPXTG cell wall anchor domain-containing protein, which translates to MKKKRQWFMCLGMIGVFTASVILSVFGQRKVKAQLNTENAGKITSSWADEKHIFSSFDDEKALSVDASYGFKMHATDQTKTIIEAGKKAAKLPEIEMPDFLKKYTWFQTSQNTAGNIKIRKTNMEIYQCKADGSNGHWEKLDLVMTVTGIEKYKNQDGYVAIGSGINGCAYVGIEEMTLKSDFYKAGTNTPVTIKSNMTLKDIDTYQYIGIKANKIHGEYVSKNTKLSCKRSGETSIYYADFPDNYSSEDFTCVGFTFASDSFEYTFGRSLEKAPTKEEQYVGYGQNMIRFDPVDPTKEVIGEDGTKTEHLRVQDLAKSWDYEVSQVIAGEIPKAHYFDKFAFEDQIESCLKILDIKVYGDDEDVSSQFDISQNGNLVRAELKNPKDAEFYKKSVYKLKIKVKMNIPENASKEQLDQLRKIWKEHGHYNTKETMITEKNTAKTIINDKIEMTNEVRVDIELPKENGDTPGLLIRKETKQYEYQAKDEITYKVTVKNQNEKAKTAYFTIQDTSFASVMDMKLQDIKINGLDKKDYILQTENNGFILKSKGDYALPYGQTIEITYTVKSGVLTNGKVIDNTASAWAAGIPETRASRQVYINSPKNNVIKSAPVQLYKKGDHVTYQAVITNPNPGTFMRNLEIQDELQAEGIKIIPGTVAVISGGKNIASECKITFDPSGRSYEIITPLALKNGTIPAMGSEEGKKTGSYENLRMTDKIEITYQAVIEEDGLEGQEVKNIMHVAATKNSNGDLIREDKEIPSGSGMADETIKVKAPKLQITKQSDKKVYAVGETGYYKLHITQGKEGMTAQNVKVVDEFEKEGMKVQKIEVKLNEKDITSDCKIDAKDHRFTIETGKDLGENDVMTVAYQVVFEKRIEGAVKNTAVAGSDNTEDDQDENTVVVKPPVLKIKKSTAHKSYKEGQSGEYKIRVTQRNENMTAHQVVVEDHFEQEGMEISQIRVKYNGEDITKQCEIIIDENLRKFKIITGKDVSDKDELLVIYQTAFKKMITGDIKNIAESYSDDADKVRDDQVVVMEAVQPALMITKKVDKTTYKVGDICEYQLVVMQTIKDAIAKNIVIEDQLSRNGAKVIKNSIKIYAPDGSDITRQCTITAGENKYVIETGKNLSYDESIKVSYQVKLKEASLSGKTLKNTATGKADFVKPVSAVRLVKIKKESKSTVTTGNKADRSNTSEYKRSPGTRDAASTPKTGDSFDEKWIFALLAASLGGSFIYWKKKKKH; encoded by the coding sequence ATGAAGAAAAAGAGACAATGGTTCATGTGCCTTGGGATGATCGGAGTTTTTACGGCATCCGTAATCTTATCTGTGTTTGGACAGCGAAAGGTGAAAGCACAGTTAAATACTGAGAATGCGGGGAAGATCACAAGCAGTTGGGCAGATGAGAAACATATTTTCTCATCATTTGACGATGAAAAAGCACTTTCAGTGGATGCATCCTACGGTTTTAAGATGCATGCAACAGATCAGACGAAGACGATCATAGAAGCAGGAAAGAAAGCAGCAAAATTACCAGAGATCGAGATGCCGGATTTCCTTAAAAAGTATACATGGTTTCAGACTTCACAAAATACCGCAGGGAATATTAAAATCCGAAAAACAAATATGGAGATCTATCAATGCAAAGCCGATGGAAGTAATGGCCATTGGGAAAAATTAGATTTGGTCATGACGGTTACTGGAATCGAAAAGTATAAGAATCAAGACGGTTATGTGGCGATTGGAAGCGGCATCAATGGATGTGCTTATGTTGGAATCGAAGAGATGACATTAAAAAGTGATTTTTATAAAGCAGGAACGAATACACCAGTAACGATCAAAAGTAATATGACGTTAAAGGATATTGATACATATCAGTATATCGGGATCAAAGCAAACAAGATTCACGGAGAATATGTATCAAAGAATACAAAATTAAGTTGTAAAAGATCAGGGGAAACTAGTATTTATTATGCGGATTTTCCAGATAATTACAGTAGTGAAGATTTTACTTGTGTAGGATTTACATTTGCATCAGATTCTTTTGAATATACATTCGGAAGGAGTCTTGAAAAAGCACCAACAAAAGAGGAGCAATATGTAGGATATGGACAGAATATGATCCGCTTTGACCCAGTTGACCCAACCAAAGAGGTGATCGGAGAAGATGGGACCAAGACGGAACATCTAAGAGTGCAAGATCTGGCAAAATCTTGGGATTATGAAGTCAGTCAGGTAATTGCGGGAGAAATTCCAAAGGCACATTATTTTGATAAGTTTGCATTTGAAGATCAGATCGAATCCTGTTTAAAGATTCTGGATATCAAGGTTTACGGAGATGATGAGGATGTAAGCAGTCAGTTTGATATTTCACAAAACGGCAATCTTGTAAGAGCAGAACTTAAGAATCCGAAAGATGCCGAATTTTATAAAAAATCTGTTTATAAATTAAAGATCAAAGTAAAGATGAATATTCCGGAGAATGCATCCAAAGAACAGTTAGATCAATTGCGTAAGATATGGAAAGAACATGGGCATTATAATACAAAGGAAACGATGATCACAGAAAAAAATACAGCGAAAACGATCATTAATGATAAGATAGAAATGACCAATGAGGTTCGTGTAGATATCGAGCTGCCAAAAGAAAATGGAGATACGCCGGGTCTTTTGATCAGGAAAGAGACAAAACAATATGAATATCAGGCAAAAGATGAGATCACCTATAAGGTAACAGTGAAAAATCAAAACGAAAAAGCAAAGACAGCTTATTTTACGATTCAGGATACATCCTTTGCAAGTGTGATGGATATGAAGTTACAGGATATAAAAATCAATGGTCTTGATAAGAAGGATTACATATTACAGACAGAAAATAATGGATTTATTTTGAAGTCAAAAGGTGATTATGCCCTTCCATATGGACAGACGATCGAGATTACATATACAGTAAAAAGTGGAGTCCTTACAAATGGAAAAGTGATCGATAATACTGCATCTGCATGGGCAGCAGGAATTCCAGAAACAAGGGCATCAAGGCAGGTGTATATCAACTCGCCAAAAAATAATGTGATAAAATCAGCTCCAGTACAGCTTTATAAAAAAGGAGATCATGTAACTTATCAGGCAGTGATCACCAATCCAAATCCGGGAACTTTTATGAGAAATTTGGAGATTCAGGATGAACTTCAGGCAGAAGGGATCAAGATCATACCAGGAACCGTAGCGGTTATATCTGGTGGGAAAAACATTGCATCTGAGTGTAAGATCACATTTGATCCAAGTGGAAGAAGTTATGAGATCATAACACCACTTGCACTGAAAAATGGTACGATTCCAGCAATGGGTTCGGAAGAAGGAAAGAAAACAGGATCTTATGAAAATCTTCGCATGACGGATAAGATAGAGATCACTTATCAGGCAGTGATTGAAGAAGATGGACTCGAAGGACAGGAAGTAAAGAATATTATGCACGTTGCTGCGACAAAAAACAGCAATGGAGATCTGATCCGGGAAGATAAAGAGATTCCGTCAGGAAGCGGGATGGCAGATGAGACGATCAAGGTGAAAGCACCAAAACTGCAAATCACAAAACAATCGGATAAAAAGGTTTATGCAGTAGGAGAAACTGGATATTATAAACTTCATATCACACAAGGAAAAGAAGGCATGACAGCACAGAATGTAAAAGTCGTGGATGAGTTCGAAAAAGAAGGTATGAAGGTTCAGAAGATCGAAGTAAAACTTAATGAAAAAGATATTACATCGGATTGCAAGATTGATGCGAAAGACCATCGGTTTACGATTGAAACAGGAAAAGATCTTGGTGAAAATGATGTGATGACGGTAGCTTATCAGGTTGTATTTGAAAAGAGGATTGAAGGAGCCGTGAAGAATACAGCAGTTGCAGGAAGTGATAATACAGAAGATGATCAGGATGAAAATACAGTCGTTGTAAAACCACCTGTGTTAAAGATTAAAAAAAGTACTGCGCATAAGTCTTACAAAGAAGGACAAAGCGGAGAATACAAGATCCGTGTAACACAGAGAAATGAGAATATGACAGCACATCAGGTAGTCGTAGAAGATCATTTTGAACAAGAAGGAATGGAGATTTCACAGATCCGTGTAAAATACAATGGGGAAGATATCACCAAGCAATGTGAGATCATAATAGATGAGAATCTTAGAAAATTTAAGATCATCACAGGAAAAGATGTCAGTGACAAAGATGAACTTCTGGTAATATATCAGACAGCATTTAAGAAGATGATCACAGGAGATATCAAAAACATTGCGGAAAGCTATAGTGATGATGCGGATAAAGTCAGAGATGATCAAGTGGTAGTAATGGAAGCTGTACAGCCAGCATTGATGATCACCAAGAAGGTTGATAAAACAACATATAAAGTTGGTGATATCTGCGAGTATCAGCTGGTTGTTATGCAGACGATCAAAGATGCGATCGCAAAAAATATTGTGATCGAAGATCAGCTTTCAAGAAATGGAGCTAAGGTGATCAAGAACAGCATTAAGATTTATGCACCAGATGGGTCAGATATTACCAGACAGTGCACGATCACTGCAGGAGAAAATAAGTATGTCATTGAGACAGGAAAGAATTTATCTTATGATGAATCCATAAAAGTATCGTATCAGGTAAAACTAAAAGAAGCATCACTTTCTGGAAAGACATTAAAAAATACAGCGACAGGAAAAGCAGATTTTGTCAAACCAGTCAGTGCAGTACGTTTAGTGAAGATCAAAAAAGAATCGAAATCAACAGTGACAACGGGAAATAAAGCAGATCGATCCAATACTTCTGAATATAAAAGATCACCAGGAACAAGGGATGCAGCGAGCACACCAAAAACAGGAGATTCCTTCGATGAGAAATGGATTTTTGCATTGTTGGCAGCATCTTTAGGTGGAAGTTTTATATATTGGAAAAAGAAGAAAAAACACTAG